A window of Accipiter gentilis chromosome 24, bAccGen1.1, whole genome shotgun sequence contains these coding sequences:
- the LOC126050414 gene encoding regulator of cell cycle RGCC-like, producing MADELSDLLREFDEVMEDFDRGPACQYEQHLEELKRKAGHSVYDSGIDELESTSTSPGSSLNSSEEDLNTPANAYPSKAKLGDTQELEEFIADLDKVLEEM from the exons ATGGCTGATGAGCTCAGTGACCTGCTGCGGGAGTTTGATGAGGTGATGGAGGACTTTGACCGAGGCCCTGCCTGTCAGTATGAGCAGCACCTGGAGGAGCTGAAGAGGAAAGCGGGACACAGCGTGTATGACAGTGGCATCGATGAGCTGGAGA GTACCAGCACATCCCCAGGGAGCAGTCTTAATTCCAGCGAGGAGGACCTCAACACCCCTGCCAATGCTTACCCTTCCAAAG CTAAGCTCGGAGACAcgcaggagctggaggagttCATTGCGGATCTGGATAAAGTGTTGGAAG